A part of Entelurus aequoreus isolate RoL-2023_Sb linkage group LG03, RoL_Eaeq_v1.1, whole genome shotgun sequence genomic DNA contains:
- the LOC133646101 gene encoding claudin-20-like yields the protein MASTGMQIFGFVLALLGIMGAMVATLLPNWKVSADVGSNIITAISQMQGLWMDCTWYSTGMFSCTLKYSVLSLPAYLQTARTTMVLCCVLAAMGLCLASLGLKCTRWGGGRRSKRHAAIASGGCFVAAGFLCLVPASWFTNEVITNFLDSTVPESNKFEPGGAVYVAFVSAGFLLMGGSIFCMSCSGKRHGPQDLVLLPPPDKLLLQQQQQQLLQQQELQHQYCSLSPLDNKTGYSLQDYV from the coding sequence ATGGCATCAACAGGCATGCAGATATTTGGATTTGTGCTGGCGCTGCTGGGCATCATGGGTGCCATGGTGGCCACTCTGTTGCCCAATTGGAAGGTCAGCGCCGACGTGGGCTCTAACATCATCACAGCCATCTCCCAGATGCAAGGACTGTGGATGGACTGCACGTGGTACAGCACGGGAATGTTCAGCTGCACACTGAAGTACTCCGTGCTTTCACTTCCTGCATATTTGCAGACGGCCCGCACCACCATGGTGCTGTGCTGTGTACTGGCGGCCATGGGCCTTTGCCTTGCATCCCTGGGACTCAAGTGCACGCGCTGGGGAGGAGGGCGGCGGTCCAAGCGGCATGCGGCTATTGCCAGCGGTGGTTGCTTCGTTGCAGCTGGCTTTCTTTGTCTGGTGCCTGCTTCCTGGTTTACGAACGAGGTCATCACAAACTTCCTGGACTCCACTGTGCCCGAGAGCAATAAGTTTGAGCCTGGCGGGGCTGTGTACGTGGCCTTTGTTTCCGCTGGGTTTCTCCTAATGGGGGGGTCCATCTTCTGCATGTCTTGCTCGGGGAAAAGACATGGCCCACAGGACTTGGTCCTGCTCCCCCCGCCTGACAAATTGCTTCTGCAGCAACAGCAGCAACAGCTGCTCCAACAACAAGAACTTCAGCACCAGTATTGCTCTCTCTCCCCTTTAGACAATAAGACTGGCTATAGCCTGCAGGACTATGTGTAG